Proteins encoded by one window of Halosolutus gelatinilyticus:
- a CDS encoding DUF2264 domain-containing protein, producing MNPVAENPLRTRTDFERAVEQLVDPLLDHASPGGARVRPTATGAWFPDVDADLEGFARPLWGIVPLSVHSTFDRWPRIRRGLVNGTDPAHDEYWGDAGDGSQKHVEMAAIGLGLVLTPERMWDPLSESEREQLVRWLNGINDAELHDCNWLFFRVMVNTGLRSVGATHDWEFAQSSLDRLESFYRGDGWYADGPEGSAIDYYVPWAMHYYGLAYASVCADEDPDRARRFRERAAEFATDYVDWFDGDGRALPYGRSLTYRFAQAAFWGALAYADVHPLPWGVIRGLWARNIRWWLNQPIFTDGGLLSVGYRYPTLKMSEPYNSPNSPYWALKAFLPLALEPTHPFWRADEEPLPDRLTTTTQPEAGKVICRDDGHLFALSLPRDSPYGPEKYAKFAYSATFGFSVAGRNAGPGRAGHDSSLALSVDGDRYTVPESVAATEVDGTTLKSLWTPWDDVTVETWVAPALPWHVRVHRLETSRPIHVEEGGFPLDRTGDDDATRFTHETEGATARATYPNGTSAIADLRADRRPTIVSEEPNANLMHPRTVVPTLRKRYDAGDHWLAAAVRAAPDGSADAVSTPELVATGDRDRVTIETAAGDRLLECRAGEIGSAAEGRSE from the coding sequence ATGAATCCGGTCGCCGAAAACCCTCTCCGGACACGGACCGATTTCGAACGCGCCGTCGAACAGCTCGTCGACCCGTTGCTCGATCACGCCAGTCCCGGCGGCGCGCGGGTGCGGCCGACGGCCACCGGCGCCTGGTTTCCCGACGTCGACGCCGATCTGGAGGGATTCGCGAGACCGCTGTGGGGAATCGTCCCGTTGAGCGTCCACTCGACGTTCGATCGGTGGCCGCGGATTCGACGCGGACTCGTCAACGGCACTGACCCGGCACACGACGAATACTGGGGTGACGCCGGCGACGGGTCCCAGAAACATGTCGAAATGGCCGCGATCGGCCTCGGACTCGTCCTCACGCCCGAACGGATGTGGGATCCGCTCTCCGAATCCGAACGCGAGCAACTCGTCCGGTGGTTGAATGGGATCAACGACGCCGAACTCCACGACTGCAACTGGCTGTTCTTCCGCGTGATGGTGAACACGGGGCTCCGATCGGTCGGCGCGACCCACGACTGGGAGTTCGCGCAGTCGTCGCTGGACCGACTCGAGTCGTTCTACCGCGGCGACGGCTGGTACGCCGACGGACCCGAGGGGAGCGCGATCGACTACTACGTGCCATGGGCGATGCACTACTACGGGCTCGCGTACGCGTCCGTCTGCGCCGACGAGGATCCGGACAGGGCGCGCCGCTTTCGGGAGCGAGCCGCCGAATTCGCAACCGACTACGTCGACTGGTTCGACGGCGACGGCCGGGCGCTCCCCTACGGCCGAAGCCTCACCTACCGCTTCGCCCAGGCCGCGTTCTGGGGTGCGCTCGCGTACGCCGACGTCCATCCGCTCCCGTGGGGTGTGATTAGGGGACTCTGGGCGCGCAATATCCGCTGGTGGCTGAACCAGCCGATATTCACCGACGGGGGGCTGCTGTCGGTGGGGTACCGCTATCCGACGCTGAAGATGTCGGAGCCGTACAATTCGCCGAACTCCCCGTACTGGGCGCTGAAGGCGTTCCTTCCGCTCGCGCTCGAGCCGACGCACCCGTTCTGGCGGGCCGACGAGGAACCGCTGCCCGATCGACTTACTACAACCACGCAGCCCGAAGCGGGCAAGGTCATCTGCCGGGACGACGGCCACCTGTTCGCGCTCTCGCTACCCCGGGACAGTCCGTACGGGCCGGAGAAATACGCGAAGTTCGCGTACTCGGCGACGTTTGGATTCTCCGTCGCCGGACGGAACGCGGGCCCCGGACGGGCAGGACACGATAGCTCGCTCGCGCTCAGTGTGGACGGAGACCGGTACACGGTCCCCGAGTCGGTCGCCGCGACCGAGGTCGACGGGACGACCCTCAAATCGCTGTGGACCCCGTGGGACGACGTGACCGTCGAAACCTGGGTCGCGCCGGCGCTCCCGTGGCACGTCCGCGTCCATCGCCTCGAGACGTCGCGCCCGATTCACGTCGAGGAGGGCGGATTCCCGCTCGATCGAACCGGCGACGACGACGCGACGCGGTTCACCCACGAAACGGAGGGCGCGACCGCCCGCGCGACGTATCCGAACGGGACGAGCGCGATCGCCGATCTCCGGGCCGATCGGCGACCGACGATCGTCTCGGAGGAGCCGAACGCGAACCTCATGCACCCGCGCACCGTCGTCCCGACCCTTCGGAAGCGATACGACGCCGGCGACCACTGGCTGGCCGCGGCGGTTCGCGCGGCGCCCGACGGATCGGCCGACGCGGTCTCGACCCCGGAACTCGTCGCGACCGGCGATCGCGACCGCGTGACGATCGAGACGGCCGCCGGCGATCGACTTCTCGAGTGTCGCGCCGGCGAGATCGGGAGCGCGGCCGAGGGGCGGTCGGAGTAG
- a CDS encoding glycoside hydrolase family 88 protein — protein sequence MPREPDALLESTADRGLPNRYADEPSVDRADVADALSVAVDRIDASLDEFYDRFPEPSSDDLVYRPTDNVDGWTASFWTGLCWLAYEVTGDRRFRDGAEAQVATFERRLDEGDVDTHDIGFLYTLSAGAGYRLTGNERYRSLALTAADRLADRFWEHPGLIQAWGELEPDGDSWERGRTIVDTMMNLPLLFWASDETGDPRYAAIAETHARTTAEHIVRSDGSTYHSFQCDVESGASIGGETVQGYDDESCWSRGQTWAIYGYAIAADYADEGAYAQLSAKLANYYLSRVEDDCVPLWDFDAPADRDVRDTSAAAIAACGLDELARQLPLADERVRGYRNASLATLGSLAETYSTEGLDSNGLLTDGAYDVSNGDYDECCIWGDYFYVEGLVRATTHWSRYW from the coding sequence ATGCCGCGCGAACCCGACGCACTGCTCGAATCGACCGCGGACCGAGGGCTTCCGAATCGCTACGCCGACGAGCCGTCGGTCGATCGAGCGGACGTAGCCGACGCGCTGTCGGTCGCCGTCGATCGGATCGACGCCTCGCTCGACGAGTTCTATGATCGGTTTCCGGAACCATCGAGCGATGATCTGGTCTATCGTCCGACGGACAACGTAGACGGGTGGACCGCGTCTTTCTGGACGGGCCTGTGCTGGCTCGCGTACGAGGTCACCGGCGACCGCCGGTTTCGGGACGGCGCTGAGGCGCAGGTAGCGACGTTCGAGCGGCGGTTGGATGAGGGGGACGTTGACACCCACGATATCGGCTTTCTCTACACGCTGTCCGCGGGCGCCGGATACCGTCTCACCGGGAACGAACGGTACCGCTCGCTGGCGCTTACGGCGGCGGATCGCCTCGCCGATCGGTTCTGGGAGCACCCTGGGCTGATTCAAGCGTGGGGCGAACTCGAACCGGACGGCGACTCCTGGGAGCGCGGTCGCACGATCGTCGACACGATGATGAACCTCCCCCTGTTATTCTGGGCGAGCGACGAGACGGGCGATCCGCGGTACGCCGCGATCGCGGAGACCCACGCCCGGACGACCGCGGAGCACATCGTCCGATCGGACGGATCGACCTACCACTCGTTCCAGTGCGACGTCGAGAGCGGCGCGTCGATCGGCGGCGAAACGGTCCAGGGATACGACGACGAGTCGTGCTGGTCGCGCGGGCAGACCTGGGCGATCTACGGGTACGCGATCGCCGCCGACTACGCCGACGAGGGAGCGTACGCGCAGCTCTCGGCGAAACTCGCCAACTACTACCTCTCGCGCGTCGAGGACGACTGCGTCCCCCTGTGGGACTTCGACGCGCCGGCCGATCGGGACGTTCGCGATACCTCGGCCGCCGCGATCGCGGCCTGCGGCCTCGACGAACTCGCCCGACAACTCCCGCTGGCCGACGAGCGCGTCCGCGGCTATCGTAACGCCTCCCTCGCGACGCTTGGAAGCCTCGCAGAAACGTACTCGACCGAGGGATTGGATTCGAACGGGCTCCTTACGGACGGCGCTTACGACGTTTCGAACGGCGACTACGACGAGTGTTGCATCTGGGGCGATTACTTCTACGTCGAGGGACTCGTTCGCGCCACGACGCACTGGTCGCGGTACTGGTGA
- a CDS encoding mannonate dehydratase — translation MADQQKADIRVGVRTRSLDTDRLRYIRQLGATDVFLDHADTHEEPDEFNDRDAKTTVAIGPDAIPSAQELVSARERVEGAGLRLTGIQSLPHSLYGDIMFGRKDRNRALEQITTLVRNLGEADVPILGYQWNPRGVVPMRTSPVELRGGATGTGFDLDEIEAPDDLAPGLDRAYDEDEFWDNYEWFLERVLPVAEEAGVDLALHPADPPVLESLGGIPRLFRNAENFERAMDLVPSDNHGLKLCLGCFSEMGTDVHEVLRRFGERDEILFVHFRDVVGEVPRFHETFVDEGNFDTTEVVRTLSEVGFDGVIIPDHVPRMAGDDDWRHRARGFTVGYLRGVVDSVTEPRGEKEYDRR, via the coding sequence ATGGCCGACCAACAGAAAGCCGATATTCGCGTGGGTGTCCGCACTCGCTCGCTCGATACCGATCGCTTGCGGTACATCCGTCAACTCGGAGCCACGGACGTCTTTCTCGATCACGCCGACACCCACGAGGAGCCCGACGAGTTCAACGACCGCGATGCGAAGACGACGGTCGCCATCGGACCGGACGCGATTCCGTCAGCTCAGGAGTTAGTGTCCGCTCGAGAGCGTGTCGAGGGTGCGGGACTCAGATTGACCGGTATCCAGTCGCTCCCTCATTCGCTATACGGCGATATCATGTTCGGTCGCAAGGACCGCAACCGAGCGCTCGAGCAGATTACGACCCTCGTGCGGAACCTCGGCGAGGCCGACGTTCCGATCCTCGGGTACCAGTGGAACCCGCGGGGAGTCGTCCCGATGCGCACGTCTCCGGTCGAACTTCGAGGCGGCGCGACGGGGACCGGCTTCGACCTGGACGAGATCGAGGCACCCGACGATCTCGCTCCGGGTCTCGATCGGGCCTACGACGAAGACGAATTCTGGGATAATTACGAGTGGTTCCTCGAGCGCGTCCTCCCGGTCGCGGAAGAGGCGGGCGTCGACCTCGCGCTTCATCCCGCCGATCCGCCGGTGCTGGAGTCGCTGGGAGGTATCCCTCGGCTGTTCCGAAACGCCGAGAACTTCGAACGGGCGATGGACCTCGTCCCCAGCGATAACCACGGACTGAAACTCTGTCTGGGCTGCTTTTCGGAGATGGGGACCGACGTTCACGAGGTGTTGCGGCGCTTCGGCGAGCGAGACGAGATACTCTTCGTCCACTTCCGTGACGTCGTCGGCGAAGTGCCGCGTTTCCACGAGACGTTCGTCGACGAGGGGAATTTCGACACTACCGAGGTCGTTCGGACGCTCTCCGAGGTCGGCTTCGATGGCGTCATCATTCCGGATCACGTCCCCCGAATGGCCGGCGACGATGACTGGCGCCACCGTGCGCGTGGATTTACCGTCGGCTATCTTCGGGGCGTCGTCGATTCGGTTACGGAACCACGCGGCGAGAAAGAGTACGATAGACGATAA
- a CDS encoding SDR family NAD(P)-dependent oxidoreductase: MGSFECDFSDETVIVTGGSSGIGRAVAERFGDAGATVIVADIREAPKGSDEPPTHETIRDGGGTAEFVATDVSESGQVESVVDAAREFGGVDVMVNNAGIFRGGSILETDVDEFDAVYGTNVRSVFVGCRAAAADMLDREGGGAIINTASISSELAQTGHAAYDASKGAVMMLTRVAALELAWHDIRVNAVAPGAVQTAITSGVDRGTDDRIAAVRKENPMDRRAAPEEIAGAYCFLAGDDASYITGHMLYVDGGYAIY; encoded by the coding sequence ATGGGTTCTTTCGAGTGCGACTTTTCGGACGAGACGGTGATCGTCACCGGCGGCAGTTCCGGAATCGGGCGCGCCGTCGCCGAGCGGTTCGGCGATGCGGGTGCGACGGTTATCGTCGCGGATATTCGCGAGGCACCGAAGGGGAGCGATGAGCCGCCAACCCACGAGACGATTCGGGACGGTGGCGGGACCGCCGAATTCGTGGCGACCGACGTTTCCGAGTCCGGCCAGGTCGAGTCGGTCGTCGACGCCGCTCGGGAGTTCGGCGGCGTCGACGTGATGGTGAACAACGCGGGAATTTTTCGCGGCGGATCGATACTCGAGACGGACGTCGACGAGTTCGACGCCGTCTACGGGACGAACGTTCGCAGCGTGTTCGTCGGCTGCCGCGCCGCCGCCGCCGACATGCTCGACCGAGAAGGCGGCGGTGCGATCATCAACACCGCCTCTATCAGCTCCGAACTCGCACAGACCGGCCACGCCGCCTACGACGCGTCGAAAGGCGCCGTCATGATGCTCACGCGCGTCGCGGCGCTCGAACTCGCCTGGCACGATATTCGGGTCAACGCCGTCGCACCTGGGGCCGTCCAAACCGCGATCACCTCGGGAGTCGATCGAGGGACCGACGATCGGATCGCCGCCGTCCGAAAGGAAAACCCGATGGACCGTCGAGCCGCCCCCGAAGAGATAGCCGGCGCGTACTGCTTTTTGGCCGGCGACGACGCCTCGTACATCACCGGGCACATGCTGTACGTCGACGGCGGCTACGCGATTTATTAA